One stretch of Clostridia bacterium DNA includes these proteins:
- a CDS encoding amidohydrolase, whose amino-acid sequence MEGQLKLKINKCIDKRRKEIIQIGEEIYNTPETGFKEFQTSQIVKKKFQEIGLKFTPCTDIPGGKATIDTGKEGPRIAILGELDSVVCKEHIHSNKTTGAVHACGHNIQIADMIGAAMGIVDSGIIDELSGKIHFIAAPAEEYIEIAYRKELRDKGTIKYLAGKPEFLHRGLFDDVDIAVMIHANPMDEKFGIAPTFNGCLIKKIRYLGKASHAGVSPHEGINALYAANLGIAAINYIRETFQEKDYIRVHPIMTKGGSIVNIIPSDVQMETFIRGKTIDAIMKTNKKVNQALIGGAIAMGAMVEIEDIPGYCPLKCDDNLISIARELMKEFAAEEEIKDIGHRTGSTDLGDLSTLMPVIHPYIGGVKGGLHSTDFRIIQEDIVYILGSKLLIAIATELLWNKGEKAKKIINKFTPIFHSKGEYFKYVDNLFCKRLLPDGGVLRY is encoded by the coding sequence ATGGAGGGCCAATTAAAACTTAAAATAAATAAATGTATTGATAAAAGAAGAAAAGAAATTATTCAGATAGGAGAAGAGATTTACAATACTCCAGAGACTGGCTTTAAAGAGTTTCAGACTTCTCAAATTGTTAAGAAAAAATTTCAAGAGATAGGATTAAAATTCACTCCATGTACTGATATTCCAGGCGGAAAAGCAACTATAGATACCGGAAAAGAAGGACCACGCATTGCTATATTAGGGGAGCTTGATTCTGTGGTTTGCAAAGAACATATACATAGCAACAAAACGACTGGGGCTGTGCATGCCTGTGGACATAATATACAAATTGCGGATATGATAGGTGCAGCGATGGGAATTGTTGATTCTGGCATAATAGATGAATTATCCGGTAAAATTCATTTTATTGCAGCCCCTGCAGAGGAATACATTGAAATAGCTTACAGAAAAGAGTTAAGGGATAAAGGAACAATAAAATACCTTGCAGGTAAACCTGAATTTTTACATAGGGGTCTATTTGATGATGTAGATATAGCTGTAATGATTCATGCAAATCCTATGGATGAAAAATTTGGGATTGCTCCTACTTTTAATGGATGCCTCATTAAAAAGATTAGATATTTAGGGAAAGCCAGCCATGCCGGAGTATCGCCCCATGAAGGAATAAATGCCTTATATGCGGCGAATTTAGGTATTGCAGCAATCAATTATATCAGAGAAACTTTTCAAGAAAAAGATTATATAAGGGTTCATCCAATTATGACAAAGGGTGGCAGTATTGTGAATATCATTCCTAGTGATGTACAGATGGAGACCTTTATCAGGGGTAAGACAATAGATGCTATAATGAAGACAAATAAAAAAGTTAATCAGGCTTTAATAGGGGGAGCAATAGCTATGGGGGCGATGGTTGAAATAGAAGATATACCAGGTTATTGCCCGTTAAAATGTGATGATAATTTAATATCTATTGCTAGAGAACTTATGAAAGAATTTGCAGCAGAAGAAGAGATTAAGGATATAGGGCATAGAACAGGTTCTACAGATTTAGGAGATTTGTCTACCCTTATGCCGGTTATTCATCCATATATAGGGGGAGTAAAGGGAGGATTGCATAGTACAGACTTTAGGATTATTCAAGAAGATATTGTATATATACTAGGATCAAAGTTACTAATTGCTATAGCAACTGAACTCTTATGGAATAAGGGAGAAAAAGCTAAAAAAATAATAAATAAATTTACTCCTATTTTTCATTCTAAAGGAGAATATTTTAAATATGTTGATAATCTATTTTGTAAGAGACTTTTGCCGGATGGGGGTGTGCTCAGATATTGA